A stretch of the Eriocheir sinensis breed Jianghai 21 unplaced genomic scaffold, ASM2467909v1 Scaffold1295, whole genome shotgun sequence genome encodes the following:
- the LOC126989772 gene encoding equilibrative nucleoside transporter 4-like — protein MNGEAYGSRFGVDDDDDDDEHDGPGRHVSPPEDTCSLIYLALVLAGVGFLLPYNSFTIAVDYFQRRYPGTTIVFDISIVYIFVAFGAVLLNNLLVELVPLNTRIVFGYVVSLVMLVFVSFFEIWWPDTFPPSLSYRITLLSVSVVAFGCTVQQSSFYGYTGMLPKRYTQAVMTGESTAGLIISGNRIVTKLLLDDQRTNTMIFFVLSIVFVLVCLGTHLAVQKTTFIQFYLNQCHSAEDNEDLMCITLEPSDCPTSDYPILVEVGPIGSTVTPSDSTATFHSASTLPVSASVDPVDSQAPSYRVEHVILGHVRAGRTSAYTRSIRMWSAIKRKHVNEWCGGPLACGPQRVALHAGIL, from the exons ATGAACGGAGAGGCTTATGGCAG TCGGTTCGGTgtggacgatgatgatgacgatgatgagcaTGATGGGCCCGGGAGGCACGTGTCGCCCCCAGAGGACACCTGCAGCCTTATCTACCTGGCCCTAGTGCTGGCGGGGGTTGGCTTCCTGCTGCCTTACAACAG CTTCACCATCGCCGTGGACTACTTCCAGCGGAGGTACCCGGGCACCACCATCGTGTTTGACATCTCCATCGTGTacatctttgtggcctttggtgcGGTGCTGCTCAACAACCTTCTGGTGGAGCTGGTGCCACTCAACACAAGGATCGTCTTCG GGTACGTGGTGTcgctggtgatgctggtgttcGTGAGTTTCTTTGAGATCTGGTGGCCCGACACATTCCCGCCCAGCCTGTCTTACCGCATCACCCTGCTGTCCGTGTCGGTGGTGGCCTTcgggtgtacag tTCAACAGTCAAGTTTCTACGGCTACACAGGAATGCTGCCCAAGAGGTACACACAGGCAGTCATGACGGGCGAga GCACGGCAGGACTCATCATCTCCGGGAATCGCATCGTCACCAAGCTGCTCCTGGACGACCAGCGCACCAACACCATGATCTTCTTCGTGCTGTcaatcgtcttcgtcctcgtctgcCTCGGCACTCACCTCGCCGTGCAGAAAACAACGTTCATTCAG TTTTACCTCAACCAGTGCCACTCGGCCGAGGACAACGAGGACCTCATGTGCATCACGCTGGAGCCCTCAGACTGCCCCACCTCAGACTACCCCATCCTG GTTGAGGTCGGTCCCATCGGCAGCACGGTCACTCCATCAGACTCCACCGCAACCTTCCACTCCGCCTCCACCCTGCCCGTCTCCGCCTCTGTGGATCCCGTGGACTCCCAGGCGCCCAGCTACAGGGTGGAGCACGTCATCCTGGGCCACGTGAGGGCGGGCCGCACCTCTGCCTACACCCGCTCCATCCGCATGTGGTCGGCCATCAAACGTAAGCATGTGAATGA GTGGTGTGGTGGCCCGCTGGCGTGTGGGCCGCAGCGTGTGGCACTACATGCTGGCATACTTTGA
- the LOC126989773 gene encoding proteasome subunit beta type-1-like: MALEMAMEPDYMRDPRKHHFSPYMENGGTSIAIAGDDFVMIASDTRLTRGFNILSRDQGKVLPLTANTMMASSGCWADVLTLSKVLQDRITMYSHEHNETMPTTAVAQMLSTMLYWRRFFPYYVSNILAGVDEQGKGVVYHYDPVGHMEQLTFSATGASVAQIQPLLDNQVAALNMQGVDPPKMTKELARQLIHDAFISAAERDINTGDGIIIHTITKEGKTEEMVKLRRD; the protein is encoded by the exons ATGGCGCTGGAGATGGCAATGGAGCCCGACTACATGCGGGACCCGCGGAAGCACCACTTTAGCCCCTACATGGAGAACGGCGG caCATCCATCGCCATTGCCGGGGATGACTTTGTGATGATCGCCAGTGATACTCGGCTGACGCGCGGCTTCAACATCTTGTCCCGGGACCAGGGCAAGGTGCTCCCCCTCACCGCTAACACCATGATGGCCTCCTCGGGCTGCTGGGCAGATGTGCTCACTCTCTCCAAGGTGCTGCAGGATCGCATCACT ATGTACTCCCATGAACACAATGAGACCATGCCCACCACCGCCGTCGCCCAGATGCTGTCCACGATGCTCTACTGGCGGAGGTTCTTCCCCTACTACGTGTCCAACATACTGGCAGGGGTGGACgagcagg GCAAGGGTGTTGTGTACCACTATGACCCTGTGGGCCACATGGAGCAGCTGACCTTCAGTGCCACCGGTGCCTCCGTGGCCCAGATACAGCCGCTGCTCGACAACCAGGTGGCGGCACTCAACATGCAGGGTGTCGACCCTCCCAAGATGACCAAG GAGTTGGCACGTCAGCTGATCCACGATGCCTTCATCTCTGCTGCCGAGCGTGACATCAACACTGGCGACGGCATCATCATCCACACCATCACCAAGGAGGGCAAGACCGAGGAGATGGTGAAGCTCAGACGTGATTAA